In the genome of Haloplanus salinus, the window CTACGTCACGGTGGACAGAGACCACGGATCCGAGGAGGTAGCACGGCTCGTCCGACGTTACGAGGCCCGAACTGGGCGGTTCCCTACCGTCCTCGTCACCGATGGCGACGAGGTGTTGGGGGAGTTACCTGGCCATACCTTGGCCTTGGCTGGTCACGGGCCGGCGGACATCACCGAGTATCTTCGCCCCACCCCCACGGTCCGATACGCACAGCCCAACTCGGAGGTCATCGCGGTGTTCAGGGCCAATCCTCAGAGTAAAATCGTCGTCCTTGATGAAGACGACAGGATTCTCGGAGTCATCTACGCGGACGACCTCTTGCGAGCCATCGAGGAAGAGGCCGGCCAGACGCTCTATGAATTCACCGGTGTCGACGAGCAGGAGAGCGTTCTCGATGGGGCCCTCGAGAAGATCCGCCGGCGGTACAAGTGGCTCATTATCAACCTCGGGGGCGGCTTTCTCGCTGCGGCGACTGTCGGGCTATTCGAAGAAACGATCGCGGCGTTGACGCTGCTGGCGATCTACATGCCGATCGTGGCCGGGATGGGTGGGAACGCCGGCACGCAGTCGATGGCCGTGACGGTCCGCGGAATCGCGCTGGATCAAATCTCGCTTCGGACTGGGAGGCGCGCCATCGGCAACGAGGTGCTTGCGGGGGGTGCAAACGGCGTGATTACCGGTGGTATCGTGGCCGTCATCGCCACTCTGGTCAATCAGAGTCCTCTGTTTGGGCTGGTCATCGGTATCGCGATGGTGCTGAATCTCGTCATCGCCGGGTTCTTCGGTGCGCTCGTCCCGCTCAGTCTAGATCGGCTCGGCTACGATCCGGCCACGTCTGCGACCGTCTTCATCACGATGGCGACTGACGTCCTCGGATTCTTTATCTTCCTCGGACTGGCGCAAATCGTGCTCCTGTGAACTCTCTCACCCTTCTCAGCAGCTGTGTAGCAGACCACTAATA includes:
- a CDS encoding magnesium transporter, whose product is MQEPTVDIQRQIAISETPGAEFQALPWTRQRVVFFQLPESIQRDVLDGMDRQEVRQFVRRLDPDDATDAIGLLDGDAQEAVLGRLDADRRERIEFLLKFSPDSAAGMMDLDYVTVDRDHGSEEVARLVRRYEARTGRFPTVLVTDGDEVLGELPGHTLALAGHGPADITEYLRPTPTVRYAQPNSEVIAVFRANPQSKIVVLDEDDRILGVIYADDLLRAIEEEAGQTLYEFTGVDEQESVLDGALEKIRRRYKWLIINLGGGFLAAATVGLFEETIAALTLLAIYMPIVAGMGGNAGTQSMAVTVRGIALDQISLRTGRRAIGNEVLAGGANGVITGGIVAVIATLVNQSPLFGLVIGIAMVLNLVIAGFFGALVPLSLDRLGYDPATSATVFITMATDVLGFFIFLGLAQIVLL